In one window of Arachis ipaensis cultivar K30076 chromosome B06, Araip1.1, whole genome shotgun sequence DNA:
- the LOC107646881 gene encoding uncharacterized protein LOC107646881, translating into MRYDGMQDPLEHLTAFVARMNLEGVGDEVRCRAFPVTLAGPAIWWFNNLPQGSVTRFSDISHAFLAQFTTRIAKAKHPINLLGVTQRAGEPTRKYLDRFNDECLEIDGLTDSVASLCLTNGLLNEDFRKHLTTKPVWTMQEIQCVAKEYINDEEVSRVVAANKRQPPYNQTRHYKGGERQKEHARDGGPCKVSKPFPRVGKFTNYTPLTAIA; encoded by the coding sequence atgaggtatgaTGGAATGCAAGACCCACTGGAACACCTCACGGCCTTCgtggccaggatgaacctagagggagtgggagacgaggtaaggtgccgcGCTTTCCCAGTCACCCTGGCAGGACCTGCAATAtggtggttcaataacctcccgcagggctcggtaACCCGCTTCTCCGACATTAGCCATGCCTTCCTGGCTCAGTTCACGACCAGAATTGCCAAAGCCAAGCACCCGATCAATTTGCTGGGGGTGACCCAGAGAGCCGGGGAGCCGACCAGAAAATACCTAGATCGCTTCAACGATGAATGCTTGGAGATCGACGGGCTGACAGACTCGGTGGCGAGCTTATGCTTGACTAACGGGCTCTTGAACGAGGACTTCAGGAAGCACCTTACCACAAAGCCAGtatggacaatgcaggagatccaatgCGTCGCTAAGGAGTATATTaatgacgaagaagtcagccgggTCGTAGCTGCCAACAAACGGCAACCCCCCTACAACCAAACCCGCCATTACAAGGGTGgagaaagacaaaaggaacacgccagggacggcggtccATGTAAGGTGTCAAAGCCATTTCCCCGAGTAGGGAaattcaccaactacacccccctcACGGCCATCGCGTAA